In a single window of the Amycolatopsis sp. cg5 genome:
- a CDS encoding class I SAM-dependent methyltransferase, which produces MTRGFYDDLAGTYDLLYADWDASMVRQAKALDWFLPDGRVLDCACGIGTQSLGLALRRRDVVGTDLSPVAVARARREAAQRGVRASFAAADMRALPFGDGAFEAVVCADNALPHLTTPEQMRAGLAEMRRVLKPGGGLLISTRPYDGTTPGSQPPSVKHTADGRAITFQLWHWHDDGERYDAEVFQLLPDGETWTVHTRQMTYWAITRAQLTPLVAEAGFAGLRWVEPEDSGFFQPLLVAQAE; this is translated from the coding sequence ATGACCAGGGGCTTCTATGACGACCTCGCCGGCACCTACGACCTCCTGTACGCGGACTGGGACGCCAGCATGGTCCGCCAGGCCAAGGCGCTCGACTGGTTCCTGCCGGACGGCCGGGTGCTCGACTGCGCGTGCGGTATCGGGACCCAGTCGCTCGGGCTCGCGCTGCGGCGGCGTGACGTCGTCGGGACCGACCTGAGCCCGGTCGCCGTCGCGCGTGCCCGGCGTGAAGCCGCGCAACGCGGCGTCCGTGCCTCGTTCGCGGCCGCGGACATGCGCGCGTTGCCGTTCGGCGACGGCGCTTTCGAGGCCGTGGTCTGCGCGGACAACGCGTTGCCGCACCTGACGACTCCCGAGCAGATGCGTGCCGGGCTCGCCGAGATGCGGCGCGTGCTCAAGCCGGGTGGCGGACTGCTGATCAGCACCCGGCCGTACGACGGGACCACGCCGGGATCGCAGCCGCCGTCGGTCAAGCACACCGCGGACGGCCGCGCGATCACGTTCCAGCTCTGGCACTGGCACGACGACGGCGAGCGCTACGACGCCGAGGTTTTCCAGCTGCTGCCCGACGGCGAGACCTGGACCGTCCACACGCGACAGATGACCTACTGGGCCATCACCCGTGCGCAGCTGACCCCGCTCGTCGCCGAAGCGGGGTTCGCCGGACTGCGCTGGGTCGAGCCGGAAGACAGCGGTTTCTTCCAGCCGTTGCTGGTCGCTCAGGCCGAGTAG
- a CDS encoding MBL fold metallo-hydrolase gives MELLEDDNTRHWAEPGVYAVAPGVYRIPLPLPQDALRAVNVYAITDGTELALIDSGWALDEARELLALGLKAIGADLADIGQFLVTHVHRDHYTQAIALRREFGGKVALGEHEEPSLALAADPEVFGMNGQIDLLRLHDAQPVIEELGRFFGDAKRTDLDLWEQPDEWLTPGRRTVLPGRELDVIHTPGHTAGHVVFDDGAAGLLFTGDHVLPHITPSIGFQPVPAELPLRDYIGSLKVVRALPDRRMLPAHGPVSPSVHARADALLEHHRDRLEKMGAKIVAGASTAYEVALSLGWTRHERELGDMDAFNQMLAVLETAAHLDLLATDGRLRSSDVDGVRHYSA, from the coding sequence GTGGAGCTGCTGGAAGACGACAACACCCGTCACTGGGCCGAGCCGGGCGTCTACGCCGTGGCGCCCGGTGTGTACCGCATCCCGCTGCCGTTGCCGCAGGACGCGTTGCGCGCGGTCAACGTCTACGCGATCACCGACGGGACGGAGCTCGCGCTCATCGACTCCGGCTGGGCGCTCGACGAGGCGCGCGAGCTGCTCGCGCTGGGGCTGAAGGCGATCGGCGCCGATCTGGCCGACATCGGGCAGTTCCTGGTCACGCACGTCCACCGCGATCACTACACCCAGGCCATCGCGCTGCGCCGCGAGTTCGGCGGCAAGGTCGCGCTCGGCGAGCACGAGGAACCGTCGCTCGCGCTCGCCGCCGACCCCGAGGTGTTCGGCATGAACGGGCAGATCGACCTGCTGCGCCTGCACGACGCGCAACCGGTGATCGAGGAGCTCGGCCGGTTCTTCGGCGACGCGAAACGCACCGACCTCGACCTGTGGGAGCAGCCCGACGAGTGGCTCACGCCCGGCCGCCGCACGGTGCTGCCGGGGCGCGAACTCGACGTCATCCACACGCCGGGGCACACCGCGGGCCACGTCGTGTTCGACGACGGCGCGGCGGGCCTGCTGTTCACCGGCGACCACGTGCTGCCGCACATCACCCCGTCGATCGGCTTCCAGCCGGTGCCGGCCGAGCTGCCGCTTCGCGACTACATCGGCTCGTTGAAGGTGGTCAGGGCGCTGCCGGACCGCCGGATGCTGCCCGCGCACGGCCCCGTCTCACCCAGCGTCCACGCGCGTGCCGACGCGCTGCTCGAACACCACCGTGACCGGCTGGAGAAGATGGGCGCCAAGATCGTGGCGGGCGCGAGCACGGCGTACGAGGTCGCGCTGAGCCTCGGCTGGACGCGGCACGAGCGCGAACTCGGTGACATGGACGCCTTCAACCAGATGCTCGCCGTGCTGGAAACGGCCGCGCACCTGGATCTGCTCGCCACGGACGGCAGGCTGCGTTCGTCCGATGTGGACGGTGTGCGGCACTACTCGGCCTGA
- a CDS encoding methionine synthase: protein MTGQPWSAGAATGIGSMPGIHPAETASIVFGELPEFPHLPELPARGLGADIIGRTASLLVDLAVETVPSGYRVASHAGHEHRRGVDLLRYDLDALEEAREKTGLTPPVLKTQLAGPWTLAANIELTRGHRVLTDPGAVRDFTSSLLEGLAGHVAELTKRTGAPIVVQFDEPSLPDVLAGSLPTPSGYGTVRSVPEPEARELLAQVIEGAEKITGQPVVLHCCAARPPVALLRSAGAGALAIDATLLGGSPASLLDDLGEAWDSGVSFFLGLVPSTDPGTNVKLRDVAAPALQLVDRLGFNRSILAERAVPTPTCGLAGATPEWMRRALALTRDLGKAFVEPPETW from the coding sequence GTGACTGGTCAACCTTGGTCCGCTGGCGCGGCCACCGGAATCGGCTCCATGCCGGGCATCCACCCGGCGGAAACCGCTTCCATCGTCTTCGGCGAACTCCCGGAATTCCCCCACCTGCCCGAACTGCCCGCGCGCGGGCTCGGCGCCGACATCATCGGGCGGACGGCGTCGCTGCTGGTCGACCTCGCCGTCGAGACGGTGCCGAGCGGTTATCGCGTCGCCTCGCACGCCGGTCACGAACATCGCCGCGGCGTCGACCTGCTGCGCTACGACCTCGACGCGCTCGAAGAAGCCCGCGAGAAGACGGGCCTCACCCCGCCGGTGCTCAAGACCCAGCTCGCCGGGCCGTGGACGCTGGCCGCGAACATCGAACTCACGCGCGGGCACCGCGTGCTCACCGACCCCGGCGCCGTCCGCGACTTCACGTCTTCGCTCCTCGAAGGCCTCGCCGGGCATGTCGCGGAACTGACAAAGCGCACCGGCGCTCCGATCGTCGTCCAGTTCGACGAGCCGTCGCTGCCGGACGTGCTCGCCGGTTCGCTGCCCACGCCCTCGGGTTACGGGACCGTCCGCTCGGTGCCCGAGCCCGAGGCACGCGAACTGCTCGCGCAGGTGATCGAGGGCGCCGAGAAGATCACCGGGCAGCCGGTCGTCCTGCACTGCTGCGCCGCGCGGCCGCCCGTCGCGTTGCTGCGCTCGGCGGGCGCCGGCGCGCTGGCCATCGACGCCACCCTGCTGGGTGGTTCGCCAGCCTCGCTGCTCGACGACCTCGGCGAGGCATGGGACAGCGGCGTCAGCTTCTTCCTCGGGCTGGTGCCGTCGACCGATCCGGGCACGAACGTGAAGCTGCGTGACGTCGCCGCGCCCGCGTTGCAGCTGGTGGACCGCCTCGGGTTCAACCGGTCGATCCTCGCCGAGCGCGCGGTGCCGACGCCGACGTGCGGGCTGGCGGGCGCGACGCCGGAGTGGATGCGGCGTGCGCTCGCTCTCACCCGCGATCTCGGCAAAGCCTTCGTCGAGCCGCCGGAAACCTGGTAG
- a CDS encoding GNAT family N-acetyltransferase, with protein sequence MIEIRRAIEADVEAIVRMLADDQLGSTRDSADDLTPYLKAFGDIDADPANLLVVAVDGDEVVGTLQLTIIPGLARSGATRGLVEAVRVRSDQRGKRIGEQLMQWSIDESRRRGCALVQLTSDNKRVDAHRFYDRLGFTASHTGFKLLL encoded by the coding sequence GTGATCGAGATACGACGAGCCATCGAAGCCGACGTCGAAGCCATCGTGCGGATGCTCGCCGACGATCAGCTCGGCAGCACCCGCGACTCGGCCGACGACCTGACGCCGTATCTGAAGGCGTTCGGCGACATCGACGCCGACCCGGCGAATCTCCTGGTCGTGGCCGTCGACGGCGACGAGGTGGTCGGCACGCTGCAGCTGACGATCATCCCCGGCCTGGCTCGCAGCGGGGCGACCCGCGGTCTGGTCGAAGCCGTGCGCGTGCGCTCGGACCAGCGTGGCAAGCGCATCGGCGAGCAGCTGATGCAGTGGTCGATCGACGAGTCACGCCGGCGCGGCTGCGCGCTGGTCCAGCTCACGTCCGACAACAAGCGCGTCGACGCGCACCGCTTCTACGACCGGCTCGGCTTCACCGCCAGCCACACCGGCTTCAAGCTGCTGCTTTAG
- a CDS encoding phospholipid scramblase-related protein, protein MTSTPPPPGWYPDQQNPNVVRWWDGQAWTPNTRSANDAEVIELDIERQHDPARIQQQAAKGTQGRAGANQGGGTLFTEPVLVVNQRAKLIEMANEFGVFDQNGTRLGGVVQVGQSTLKKAIRLLTNYDQFLTHKFEVRDANHSTVLKVTRPAKVFKSRFLVTRADDSPIGEIVQENMIGKIRFSFMVNGQKVGGIQAENWRAWNFSIKDHTETEVARVTKTWGGFIKAAFTTADNYVVEIHRPLQDPLASMVVATALTIDTALKQDDR, encoded by the coding sequence ATGACGAGCACCCCGCCGCCTCCCGGCTGGTATCCCGATCAGCAGAACCCCAACGTCGTTCGCTGGTGGGACGGGCAGGCCTGGACGCCGAACACGCGCAGTGCCAACGACGCCGAGGTGATCGAGCTGGACATCGAGCGCCAGCACGACCCGGCGCGCATCCAGCAGCAGGCCGCGAAGGGCACCCAAGGCCGCGCGGGCGCGAACCAGGGTGGCGGGACGCTGTTCACCGAGCCGGTGCTCGTGGTGAACCAGCGCGCCAAGCTGATCGAGATGGCCAACGAGTTCGGGGTGTTCGACCAGAACGGCACCCGGCTCGGCGGGGTGGTGCAGGTCGGGCAGAGCACGCTGAAGAAGGCCATCCGGCTGCTGACCAACTACGACCAGTTCCTCACGCACAAGTTCGAGGTCCGCGACGCCAACCACAGCACCGTGCTGAAGGTGACTAGACCGGCGAAGGTCTTCAAGTCGCGCTTCCTGGTGACCCGCGCCGACGACTCACCGATCGGGGAGATCGTCCAGGAGAACATGATCGGCAAGATCCGGTTCTCGTTCATGGTCAACGGGCAGAAGGTCGGCGGCATCCAGGCGGAGAACTGGCGTGCCTGGAACTTCTCGATCAAGGACCACACCGAGACCGAGGTCGCGCGGGTCACCAAGACCTGGGGCGGCTTCATCAAGGCCGCCTTCACCACGGCGGACAACTACGTCGTCGAAATCCACCGGCCATTGCAGGATCCACTGGCCAGCATGGTGGTCGCGACCGCGCTGACGATCGACACCGCGCTCAAGCAGGACGACCGGTAG